A window of the Juglans microcarpa x Juglans regia isolate MS1-56 chromosome 5D, Jm3101_v1.0, whole genome shotgun sequence genome harbors these coding sequences:
- the LOC121266090 gene encoding OVARIAN TUMOR DOMAIN-containing deubiquitinating enzyme 4-like: MLICSPISTSAKSFVYLSACVQSQMGSNICTAISRGPSSSCCFSVYPGHSKTSYKSFSVSNTISSPPIPGQTIQGRCFGSFFTYERGSFRVKCLGGVRGPQREHVEISLACQNLNIRLSVPKKGMLPRIKCNVGPIGWPQGCASAGLMFGLLVCYSSSEMARAEAARKEDKEDDCNESYVKFSHGKKVYTDYSVIGIPGDGRCMFRSVAHGACLRSGKPAPSESFQRELADDLRARVADEFIKRRKETEWFIEGDFESYVSQIRKPHVWGGEPELFIASHVLQMPITVYMYDEDAGGLISIAEYGQEYGKEKPIMVLYHGFGHYDALQIPGKKGDRSRL, encoded by the exons ATGCTTATATGCTCTCCCATCAGCACTTCTGCTAAGAGTTTTGTCTACCTGAGTGCTTGTGTTCAATCACAGATGGGTAGCAACATCTGCACTGCAATTTCCCGTGGACCTTCCAGTTCATGTTGCTTCTCTGTGTACCCTGGGCATTCAAAAACAAGCTACAAGAGCTTCTCTGTCTCCAACACAATATCTTCTCCACCCATCCCTGGCCAAACAATTCAGGGGAGATGCTTTGGATCTTTCTTCACCTATGAAAGAGGAAGCTTCCGAGTCAAATGTTTAGGTGGTGTTAGAGGACCTCAGAGGGAACACGTTGAAATTTCATTGGCATgccaaaatttaaatattaggcTTTCTGTCCCGAAAAAAGGAATGCTGCCTAGAATCAAGTGCAATGTGGGGCCAATCGGTTGGCCACAAGGATGTGCTTCTGCTGGCTTAATGTTTGGATTACTGGTTTGTTATTCAAGTTCTGAAATGGCTCGTGCTGAAGCAGCTCGAAAGGAGGATAAGGAAGATGATTGCAATGAGTCATATGTTAAATTCTCACATGGGAAAAAAGTCTACACTGACTACTCTGTCATTG GAATACCTGGAGATGGGAGATGTATGTTCCGCTCTGTTGCTCACGGGGCTTGTTTACGATCTGGGAAGCCAGCTCCAAGTGAGAGCTTTCAGAGAGAATTAGCAGATGACTTGCGGGCTAGG GTTGCAGATGAGTTTAtcaaaagaaggaaagagaCGGAATG GTTTATTGAAGGAGATTTTGAGTCATATGTTTCCCAAATAAGGAAGCCACATGTATGGGGAGGCGAGCCTGAACTGTTCATTGCTTCACATGTTCTCCa GATGCCAATTACAGTCTACATGTACGATGAAGATGCTGGTGGCTTGATATCCATTGCGGAGTATGGCCAAGAGTATGGCAAGGAAAAGCCAATTATGGTTCTCTACCATGGTTTTGGTCATTATGATGCGTTGCAGATTCCTGGAAAGAAGGGCGATAGATCGAGACTTTAG
- the LOC121265958 gene encoding protein cornichon homolog 1-like: protein MELNLWAFCYLVHLAIMASTYYQLVILSDLEGDYINIYDTASLINCMTAPEFIAQGILSAIFLVTCHWFMFLMTVPLTCYHVRLFLKQQHLIDVTDAFRFPSAEKKFRLIKFGFYLVVFAIITFRLALSVFNFLSDEEYDLYLFQLSKS, encoded by the exons ATGGAGCTCAACTTGTGGGCTTTCTGCTATCTCGTTCACTTAGCTATCATGGCGTCCACCTATTATCAG CTTGTTATCTTGTCGGACTTGGAGGGTGACTACATAAACATTTACGATACAGCATCTCTCATTAATTGCATGACTGCCCCCGAGTTCATTGCACAGGGAATCCTGTCTGCCATTTTCCTCGTAACATGCCATTGGTTCATGTTTCTGATGACAGTTCCCCTTACTTGCTATCATGTGAGGCT GTTTTTGAAGCAGCAGCATCTTATTGATGTCACCGATGCATTCAGATTTCCTTCTGCTGAGAAGAAGTTTCGTTTGATCAAGTTTGGTTTCTACTTAGTGGTCTTTGCAATAATCACCTTCAG GCTGGCGTTAtctgttttcaactttttaagtGATGAAGAATATGATTTGTATTTGTTTCAACTGTCAAAAAGTTGA
- the LOC121266238 gene encoding putative pentatricopeptide repeat-containing protein At3g13770, mitochondrial isoform X2 yields MLRKINCFFHFPKHVSFSSSFNPCTCQLPLSSFPPSSPYLKSLCSNGQLGEALLEMAFQGPAMKFEGYDALLNECVNQRAIREGQRVHAHMIKTCYLPPVYLRTRLIVLYTKCDSLCDARRVLDEMPERNVVSWTAMITAYCRKGYASEALNLFIQMLRSGTEPNEFTFATVLTSCIGPNGINLGRQVHSFIIKTSFESHVYVGSSLLDMYAKAGRIHEARGVFECLPERDVVSCTAIISGYAQLGLDEEALALFRRLQMEGMSSNYVTYASLLTALSGLAALDHGKQVHNHVIRSQLPSYVVLQNSLIDMYSKCGSLTYSRRIFDGMPERTVISWNAILVAYSKHGKGNEVVELFESMREENKVQPDNITILAVLSGCSHGGLEEKGLEIFYEMETGRFGVEPEIEHYGCVVDLLGRAGRVSEALDFTKKMPFEPTAAIWGSLLGACRVHLNVEIGDSVGRRLLELEPDNAGNYVILSNLYAYAGRWEAVRALRELMKEKSVIKEPGRSWIELDQILHTFHASDRSHPRREEVSAKVMELSVEFKEAGYVPDLSCVLYDVDEEQKEKILLGHSEKLALAFGLIATHKGVPLRVIKNLRICVDCHNFAKFVSKLKGREVSLRDKNRFHQIVGGICSCGEYW; encoded by the exons ATGCTCCGGAAAATCAATTGCTTTTTCCATTTTCCCAAGCACGTATCGTTTTCTTCCAGCTTTAACCCATGTACCTGCCAACTTCCCCTTTCCTCCTTCCCGCCGAGTTCACCATATTTAAAATCCCTCTGTTCTAACGGTCAACTAGGAGAAGCCCTGCTAGAGATGGCCTTTCAAGGCCCTGCAATGAAGTTCGAAGGCTACGACGCGCTCTTAAATGAGTGCGTGAACCAAAGGGCCATCAGAGAAGGCCAAAGAGTCCACGCCCACATGATCAAAACCTGCTATCTCCCTCCCGTTTACCTGCGGACCAGGCTGATTGTCTTATACACCAAGTGTGACTCATTGTGTGATGCGCGGAGAGTGCTCGATGAAATGCCTGAACGGAACGTCGTATCATGGACGGCCATGATTACGGCATATTGTCGGAAGGGGTATGCCTCTGAAGCCTTGAATCTCTTTATACAGATGTTGAGATCAG GTACGGAGCCTAATGAGTTCACCTTCGCTACTGTTCTTACTTCTTGTATAGGTCCCAATGGGATTAACCTGGGAAGGCAAGTCCACTCTTTTATAATCAAAACAAGTTTTGAATCCCATGTATATGTTGGAAGCTCACTTCTTGACATGTATGCCAAAGCTGGTAGAATTCACGAAGCTCGAGGGGTTTTTGAATGCTTGCCAGAAAGAGATGTTGTCTCATGTACTGCCATAATCTCGGGCTATGCCCAACTTGGCCTTGATGAAGAGGCACTGGCGCTATTCCGTAGGTTGCAGATGGAAGGAATGAGTTCAAATTATGTCACTTATGCCAGTCTTTTAACTGCACTATCTGGGCTTGCCGCATTAGATCATGGAAAGCAAGTTCACAACCATGTCATTCGTTCTCAACTACCCTCATACGTGGTTCTTCAGAACTCTCTTATTGATATGTACTCAAAGTGTGGAAGCCTTACCTACTCAAGAAGAATCTTTGATGGTATGCCTGAGAGAACTGTCATATCATGGAATGCTATTCTTGTGGCGTATAGCAAGCATGGGAAGGGAAATGAGGTGGTTGAACTTTTCGAATCgatgagagaagaaaataaagtccAACCTGATAATATCACTATTTTGGCTGTTTTATCAGGTTGTAGCCATGGAGGGTTGGAAGAGAAGGGGCTGGAAATTTTCTATGAGATGGAAACTGGGAGATTTGGGGTTGAGCCAGAGATTGAGCATTATGGGTGTGTTGTTGATTTGCTTGGGCGTGCTGGCCGAGTATCAGAGGCTCTTGATTTTACCAAAAAGATGCCCTTTGAGCCAACTGCTGCTATATGGGGTTCACTTTTAGGTGCTTGTAGGGTTCACTTGAATGTCGAGATCGGTGATTCAGTGGGTCGTCGGCTTTTAGAACTTGAGCCTGATAATGCTGGGAATTATGTCATTCTTTCCAATTTATATGCTTATGCAGGGAGATGGGAGGCTGTAAGAGCTTTAAGGGAGTTGATGAAGGAAAAGTCTGTGATAAAGGAGCCAGGAAGAAGCTGGATTGAGCTTGATCAAATTCTTCATACTTTTCATGCAAGTGATCGTTCCCATCCCAGAAGGGAAGAGGTGTCTGCTAAGGTGATGGAGTTATCAGTCGAATTTAAGGAAGCCGGTTATGTTCCCGATTTGAGTTGTGTTTTATATGATGTTGACGAAGAGCAGAAGGAGAAGATACTCCTAGGCCACAGTGAAAAACTGGCTTTGGCTTTTGGGCTGATTGCTACCCATAAAGGAGTGCCCCTTCGTGTCATTAAAAACCTCAGGATTTGTGTTGATTGCCATAATTTTGCAAAATTTGTCTCAAAGTTAAAGGGGAGGGAAGTGTCTCTCAGGGATAAAAACCGGTTTCATCAAATTGTTGGAGGGATCTGTTCTTGTGGAGAATACTGGTGA
- the LOC121266238 gene encoding putative pentatricopeptide repeat-containing protein At3g13770, mitochondrial isoform X1, with the protein MLRKINCFFHFPKHVSFSSSFNPCTCQLPLSSFPPSSPYLKSLCSNGQLGEALLEMAFQGPAMKFEGYDALLNECVNQRAIREGQRVHAHMIKTCYLPPVYLRTRLIVLYTKCDSLCDARRVLDEMPERNVVSWTAMITAYCRKGTFLHPFGIPCFINFLLMCARFGMFKLCMHTIAGEVIDRNTSLSRGTEPNEFTFATVLTSCIGPNGINLGRQVHSFIIKTSFESHVYVGSSLLDMYAKAGRIHEARGVFECLPERDVVSCTAIISGYAQLGLDEEALALFRRLQMEGMSSNYVTYASLLTALSGLAALDHGKQVHNHVIRSQLPSYVVLQNSLIDMYSKCGSLTYSRRIFDGMPERTVISWNAILVAYSKHGKGNEVVELFESMREENKVQPDNITILAVLSGCSHGGLEEKGLEIFYEMETGRFGVEPEIEHYGCVVDLLGRAGRVSEALDFTKKMPFEPTAAIWGSLLGACRVHLNVEIGDSVGRRLLELEPDNAGNYVILSNLYAYAGRWEAVRALRELMKEKSVIKEPGRSWIELDQILHTFHASDRSHPRREEVSAKVMELSVEFKEAGYVPDLSCVLYDVDEEQKEKILLGHSEKLALAFGLIATHKGVPLRVIKNLRICVDCHNFAKFVSKLKGREVSLRDKNRFHQIVGGICSCGEYW; encoded by the exons ATGCTCCGGAAAATCAATTGCTTTTTCCATTTTCCCAAGCACGTATCGTTTTCTTCCAGCTTTAACCCATGTACCTGCCAACTTCCCCTTTCCTCCTTCCCGCCGAGTTCACCATATTTAAAATCCCTCTGTTCTAACGGTCAACTAGGAGAAGCCCTGCTAGAGATGGCCTTTCAAGGCCCTGCAATGAAGTTCGAAGGCTACGACGCGCTCTTAAATGAGTGCGTGAACCAAAGGGCCATCAGAGAAGGCCAAAGAGTCCACGCCCACATGATCAAAACCTGCTATCTCCCTCCCGTTTACCTGCGGACCAGGCTGATTGTCTTATACACCAAGTGTGACTCATTGTGTGATGCGCGGAGAGTGCTCGATGAAATGCCTGAACGGAACGTCGTATCATGGACGGCCATGATTACGGCATATTGTCGGAAGGG AACCTTTCTACATCCATTTGGTATACCATGTTTCATTAACTTCCTTTTAATGTGTGCGAGATTTGGTATGTTTAAACTGTGCATGCACACAATAGCGGGTGAAGTAATTGACAGGAATACATCCCTTTCTCGAG GTACGGAGCCTAATGAGTTCACCTTCGCTACTGTTCTTACTTCTTGTATAGGTCCCAATGGGATTAACCTGGGAAGGCAAGTCCACTCTTTTATAATCAAAACAAGTTTTGAATCCCATGTATATGTTGGAAGCTCACTTCTTGACATGTATGCCAAAGCTGGTAGAATTCACGAAGCTCGAGGGGTTTTTGAATGCTTGCCAGAAAGAGATGTTGTCTCATGTACTGCCATAATCTCGGGCTATGCCCAACTTGGCCTTGATGAAGAGGCACTGGCGCTATTCCGTAGGTTGCAGATGGAAGGAATGAGTTCAAATTATGTCACTTATGCCAGTCTTTTAACTGCACTATCTGGGCTTGCCGCATTAGATCATGGAAAGCAAGTTCACAACCATGTCATTCGTTCTCAACTACCCTCATACGTGGTTCTTCAGAACTCTCTTATTGATATGTACTCAAAGTGTGGAAGCCTTACCTACTCAAGAAGAATCTTTGATGGTATGCCTGAGAGAACTGTCATATCATGGAATGCTATTCTTGTGGCGTATAGCAAGCATGGGAAGGGAAATGAGGTGGTTGAACTTTTCGAATCgatgagagaagaaaataaagtccAACCTGATAATATCACTATTTTGGCTGTTTTATCAGGTTGTAGCCATGGAGGGTTGGAAGAGAAGGGGCTGGAAATTTTCTATGAGATGGAAACTGGGAGATTTGGGGTTGAGCCAGAGATTGAGCATTATGGGTGTGTTGTTGATTTGCTTGGGCGTGCTGGCCGAGTATCAGAGGCTCTTGATTTTACCAAAAAGATGCCCTTTGAGCCAACTGCTGCTATATGGGGTTCACTTTTAGGTGCTTGTAGGGTTCACTTGAATGTCGAGATCGGTGATTCAGTGGGTCGTCGGCTTTTAGAACTTGAGCCTGATAATGCTGGGAATTATGTCATTCTTTCCAATTTATATGCTTATGCAGGGAGATGGGAGGCTGTAAGAGCTTTAAGGGAGTTGATGAAGGAAAAGTCTGTGATAAAGGAGCCAGGAAGAAGCTGGATTGAGCTTGATCAAATTCTTCATACTTTTCATGCAAGTGATCGTTCCCATCCCAGAAGGGAAGAGGTGTCTGCTAAGGTGATGGAGTTATCAGTCGAATTTAAGGAAGCCGGTTATGTTCCCGATTTGAGTTGTGTTTTATATGATGTTGACGAAGAGCAGAAGGAGAAGATACTCCTAGGCCACAGTGAAAAACTGGCTTTGGCTTTTGGGCTGATTGCTACCCATAAAGGAGTGCCCCTTCGTGTCATTAAAAACCTCAGGATTTGTGTTGATTGCCATAATTTTGCAAAATTTGTCTCAAAGTTAAAGGGGAGGGAAGTGTCTCTCAGGGATAAAAACCGGTTTCATCAAATTGTTGGAGGGATCTGTTCTTGTGGAGAATACTGGTGA